AACCCTGAAGAAACCCAGGCGCTTCACCGGATGGCCCGTTCCAGAACGCTCTGCGCTGGGCGCGTCAAGCGCGCCCAGATCCTTCTGCGCTCCAATCAGGGCTCTACCCTTACAGAGATCACGGAGCAACTCGGCGTGAGTTATCACACCGCCCAGCGCTGGATTAAGCGCTTCAACGACCTCGGGATTTCTGGCTTGGAAGAAGGTCCCCGTCCAGTTCGACCCCGGGTCTATTCCACTCAGGATGTGGGCCTCGTCATCAAGACGGCGCTCACCCCTCCCGATCAGCTCCAGCTTCCGTTTGGCGCTTGGACACTTGATCGCTTGGTGACTTATCTCAACGAGGTCAAGGGCATTTCGATCAAACGCAGTCGGATCAGCCAGATCTTTCTCAAGGAGGGGCTGAGGTGGAGGCAACAGGAGGGCTGGTTGGGCCAGCGGGTCGATCCAGACTTTGCAGCAAAAAGGGGGCTATCGAGACCCTCTACACCCAGCCTCCGGTAGGCAGTGTGGTGGTCTGCATTGACGAATTGGGACCGATGACGGCGGTGGCCCATCCTGGGCCACAACTAGTGCGTCCCCATCCAGGCGAGGGTTGGCCCGCTGAGCGGGCCCGCCAGAACCTTGAATATCAACCACGTACGACGCAGGGGTATGTCTTCGGGGCGTTACAGCCGGCCACGGGCGCGACGCTGGCAGTGACCTATGAGCGACGCAACATCGCCAATTTCGTGGATTTTCTGGAACAGGTGGAGGCCTGGATCCCCGACGACGTGCCGCAGATTTACGCCGTGTTAGATAATCTTCGGACCCACTCGGCTTACGACGTGCTGCTGTTCAATCTCACGCAGCCGCGCTGGGAGTTCGTCTTTCAGCCGAAGCGAGCCCTGTATTTGAATCTCATTGAACCCTGGTGGAAGACGTTGAAATCACTGGCCCTCAAAGGCCGACGATTTGACACCTGGCCAGGAGTAACCTCGAATAGGGGTTGACAGTCAGGGCATCAGCCGCTGAGGTCAATGAATTT
The DNA window shown above is from Deinococcus betulae and carries:
- a CDS encoding transposase; translated protein: MTAVAHPGPQLVRPHPGEGWPAERARQNLEYQPRTTQGYVFGALQPATGATLAVTYERRNIANFVDFLEQVEAWIPDDVPQIYAVLDNLRTHSAYDVLLFNLTQPRWEFVFQPKRALYLNLIEPWWKTLKSLALKGRRFDTWPGVTSNRG
- a CDS encoding helix-turn-helix domain-containing protein — translated: MSSRAYARVRSFNPEETQALHRMARSRTLCAGRVKRAQILLRSNQGSTLTEITEQLGVSYHTAQRWIKRFNDLGISGLEEGPRPVRPRVYSTQDVGLVIKTALTPPDQLQLPFGAWTLDRLVTYLNEVKGISIKRSRISQIFLKEGLRWRQQEGWLGQRVDPDFAAKRGLSRPSTPSLR